A single Tenacibaculum sp. Bg11-29 DNA region contains:
- a CDS encoding fibronectin type III domain-containing protein translates to MKTSPNYKNIQQRLLLIVSIFLNTLLFAQTYPVQINPQLIPPYSLKISDYATTTSEKLYLNILLTDINEVGRRVRLKMYIEGQGFAISTQEVIMGETPIFLNGGINTRLSNVDLQAYFQLNNLIGITPQQFNNPLPNGGYDFCFEVYDYFTNRKLSGKSCTTAYLLQNDPPILNLPFKNNIVTATNPQNILFTWTPRHTNANNVQYEYTLKELWDVQNPQASFLASIPFYQTTTYSTTLLVGPEAPQLMSGKIYGWQVRAFVSDGINETSVFKNDGKSEIFWFKYLKDCSAPSFVISQALTAESVQINWQASAHIRYRIQYRKKGFGDDDWFDVNTYTNEGKIFNLEANTVYEFRVGGECTQLSGFAYSNIQEFTTPTTDEAAYYNCGLTPEINITNNDPLPKLGINETFTAGDFPVITRKVTGSNGTFSGWGYITLPFLENIKEIIDAVNILTDDGTEEKKGNINIGKYTRIKVTFSGISINTSYELTKGLVKTDYDPEWGGILDLDAVIDDVFGDDGETNSFDASNIDIKTVTVNADGAIVITAENGETQTITSDKPVTITDKNGDQWTVKEDGTVTKGKVAEGGVPTKNNTEGISSAGNVTEISSKDVRVKFIPSGYYSNDTHNESITSSKYKKQYEFIKTHDDKEYSVLYKLVSDVSSNKTDVVKAEVSFANGKTKKDIVFKTKQGIKIDSSWSGNVVTLKLKREFEFAKDEIIATVKPKDSTKKHTVAGKLNIWHAQQQSINLTLVSVNKANTDGVKKRINEIYNKAGVNFNITTDELKLGLKNLDVGDSDMISNYTQGQKNIISAYKNKAKKEQYYIFFLDKDVELSKKNVEGFMPLKRQFGFVFTQKDPGRVAAHEIGHGIFGLKHPWDQYNTKKGESTYLMDSGTNGTDFTHMDWQKLHAPGIQLYIFQGDEAGELSGRTFLTAEWKPFTFKNESSLVSPSGLENIPNGAIRGIKYKNVVYKSKGNSFTSDSGKKLDGISYKNLLKDDYVYLFKYIKPCDNELYKTKWSNAIGLKGEKNIDYTSDIFEAKVAVKCKVPEKNNECDKFTVLKDENKEHQSRLNFYQKKIDEALEKALSGINSSKGTEERNKGNFNHIQFANVKNSSILQESKNFDILEDKLHLLTHYTKDTYMIVTLLTIDNNTSISNAKLSEMAQISLKHKESLVNGKKVINVIVSSADYESIFGVGLFNKDACYSIGYHQNDSSLIQPSQIKTGNTPFMDIISFYTNIEKPLNLYATVVKSSGSFSSLEKRSRTNVRGFPLINSLATLKSPHLRDIKILRKERPEKLEEDASITERLKYENDFVKWKKKYDDLLEKAEREDTEAIKANNKDYFAQVTGAIELREVYITNSSFKSGLQMRYGAFHFHKEETFDFVVKIAYTFGEYDNLDSKKHFYEGEINRNEVIYGMIDAGSLIFAPIGGDTLFDVAGLLFAAYNQDAGRMGEYSVGLVLVGYAQYGKVAYKNFKLIKSNIKGSNKIKYSLKKINDALGEGEKFVTNVIGRNIFDTRNSMRADNFVFGAIKGLGDIIASNHMIVLGGDLAKTKARLAAIETKTKDGFIDIVIHGADNKLIIDGKEISDYTEITKYLDKVHPSNKKVRLLSCTNLEGARDFTKALGDDYIVHATDGYVRVHNDGLITTVPREIGGDTKWYQLTEGKDEVLTINGPRGPDGVSDAKYLDDFIELSARSADEINWAKLQELNPKLASKVESEFSDSNDRAKFVEDLLHRTTIKKPKTLQKELLFKNLDNITEAHMDAWIILRKANPDIVKNFSNLEGFSNILNRFNKLETEKQKEFLKVLGVTDANKIQSVAQKELLGSSISKLKEEHIDAWLKLREYPEVNAQYKFDDIASLSRKEASLESIVLKYGERGGSLESFLLKFNYKNAAYAAKWAGKVSAYNLNALKKLTGTQYEFMKKAYTFEVIVDGEKIIYSVKGNDWKAFFKELEDSGHFNGFQSHHVFVVETLKASEGYRKWYDKIGHTVMDINGKHHDGLLNLIMLEGYTKPTGIIAARGVHANHKKYNRALIEFFNKRWKKHLEDVGGDIGDAIDLFDDEVLKVQEGMQKLLLEKSVIGYKDASGKWIRTKVDDLITVEKLELML, encoded by the coding sequence ATGAAAACTAGCCCAAACTATAAAAACATACAACAAAGGTTGCTTTTAATTGTAAGTATTTTTTTAAATACGTTATTATTTGCCCAAACTTACCCTGTACAAATAAACCCGCAATTAATACCACCGTATAGTTTAAAAATATCAGATTACGCTACCACCACTAGCGAAAAACTATACCTTAATATCCTATTAACCGATATAAATGAAGTAGGGCGAAGAGTTCGACTTAAAATGTATATAGAAGGGCAAGGATTTGCTATTAGTACCCAAGAAGTAATTATGGGTGAAACCCCTATTTTTTTAAACGGAGGTATTAACACACGCTTATCTAATGTAGATTTACAAGCCTATTTTCAACTAAATAATTTAATAGGAATAACACCACAACAATTTAATAACCCATTACCAAATGGTGGTTATGATTTTTGTTTTGAGGTATATGATTATTTTACCAACCGTAAACTATCAGGTAAAAGCTGTACTACCGCTTATTTATTACAAAACGATCCGCCAATATTAAATTTACCTTTTAAAAATAATATTGTAACCGCAACCAATCCGCAAAATATATTATTTACTTGGACCCCAAGACATACCAATGCTAATAACGTACAATACGAGTACACATTAAAAGAATTATGGGATGTACAAAACCCACAAGCATCCTTTTTAGCATCTATTCCTTTTTACCAAACTACAACTTATAGCACTACTTTATTAGTGGGACCAGAAGCACCACAATTAATGTCTGGTAAAATATATGGTTGGCAAGTACGTGCATTTGTAAGCGATGGAATAAACGAAACATCGGTATTTAAAAACGATGGTAAAAGTGAAATTTTTTGGTTTAAATATTTAAAAGACTGTAGCGCACCTAGTTTTGTAATATCACAAGCGTTAACAGCCGAATCGGTACAAATTAACTGGCAAGCCTCAGCGCATATTCGTTACCGCATACAATACCGAAAAAAAGGATTTGGAGACGATGATTGGTTTGATGTAAACACCTATACCAATGAAGGGAAAATATTTAATTTAGAAGCAAATACTGTTTATGAATTTAGAGTAGGAGGTGAGTGCACCCAATTATCGGGATTTGCATATTCAAACATTCAAGAATTTACCACACCAACAACCGATGAAGCTGCCTATTATAACTGTGGACTTACACCAGAAATAAACATAACCAATAACGATCCCTTACCAAAATTAGGCATTAATGAAACCTTTACTGCAGGTGATTTTCCTGTAATAACAAGAAAAGTAACAGGTAGTAATGGTACATTTAGTGGTTGGGGATATATTACACTTCCTTTCTTAGAAAACATAAAAGAAATAATTGATGCTGTAAATATACTAACAGACGACGGTACAGAAGAAAAAAAAGGAAATATAAACATTGGTAAATATACCCGTATAAAAGTAACATTTAGTGGAATAAGCATAAATACAAGTTATGAATTAACAAAAGGACTTGTAAAAACAGACTATGACCCTGAATGGGGAGGTATACTAGATCTTGATGCTGTTATTGATGATGTTTTTGGTGATGATGGTGAAACTAACAGTTTTGATGCTTCAAATATTGATATTAAAACGGTTACTGTTAATGCAGACGGAGCTATTGTTATTACTGCAGAGAATGGAGAAACTCAAACAATAACTAGTGATAAGCCAGTTACAATTACTGATAAAAATGGAGATCAGTGGACTGTTAAGGAAGACGGTACAGTAACCAAAGGAAAAGTAGCTGAAGGAGGAGTACCTACAAAAAATAATACAGAAGGTATTTCAAGTGCTGGAAATGTAACAGAAATTAGCTCGAAAGATGTACGTGTAAAATTTATACCGTCGGGGTATTATAGTAATGATACTCATAATGAAAGTATAACCTCTAGTAAATATAAAAAACAGTATGAATTTATAAAAACACACGACGATAAAGAATATTCAGTTTTATATAAATTAGTAAGTGATGTAAGTAGTAATAAAACAGATGTAGTAAAAGCGGAAGTATCTTTTGCAAATGGTAAAACAAAAAAAGATATAGTTTTTAAAACAAAACAAGGAATTAAGATTGATAGTTCTTGGTCTGGTAACGTAGTTACTTTAAAATTAAAAAGAGAATTTGAATTTGCGAAAGATGAAATTATAGCTACTGTAAAACCAAAGGATTCTACTAAAAAACATACGGTTGCAGGTAAATTAAATATTTGGCATGCACAACAGCAAAGTATTAACTTAACGTTGGTATCTGTTAATAAAGCAAATACTGATGGGGTTAAAAAACGTATTAATGAAATTTATAATAAAGCTGGGGTAAATTTTAATATAACGACAGACGAATTAAAGTTAGGTTTAAAAAACTTAGATGTCGGAGATAGCGATATGATATCAAATTATACCCAAGGTCAAAAGAATATTATTAGTGCCTATAAAAATAAAGCCAAAAAAGAGCAGTATTATATATTCTTCTTGGATAAAGACGTAGAACTATCTAAAAAAAATGTGGAAGGTTTTATGCCATTAAAACGTCAGTTTGGTTTTGTATTTACTCAAAAAGATCCAGGGCGGGTAGCAGCACACGAAATTGGTCATGGTATTTTTGGTTTAAAGCATCCTTGGGATCAGTACAATACCAAAAAAGGAGAAAGTACCTATTTAATGGATAGCGGTACTAACGGTACCGATTTTACCCATATGGATTGGCAAAAACTCCACGCACCAGGTATTCAATTGTATATTTTTCAAGGTGATGAGGCTGGGGAGCTTAGTGGAAGAACTTTTTTAACGGCTGAATGGAAACCTTTTACTTTTAAAAATGAATCAAGTTTAGTTTCTCCATCAGGTTTGGAAAACATACCTAATGGAGCGATAAGAGGAATTAAGTATAAGAATGTTGTCTACAAATCAAAAGGTAATTCTTTTACTAGTGATTCAGGAAAAAAATTGGATGGTATTAGTTATAAAAATTTGTTAAAAGATGATTATGTTTATTTATTTAAGTATATAAAACCTTGTGATAACGAATTGTATAAAACTAAATGGAGTAATGCGATTGGTTTAAAAGGAGAAAAAAATATTGATTACACTTCTGATATCTTTGAAGCTAAGGTAGCTGTTAAATGTAAAGTGCCAGAAAAAAATAATGAATGTGATAAATTTACTGTATTAAAAGATGAGAATAAAGAGCACCAATCACGACTTAATTTTTATCAAAAGAAAATAGATGAAGCTCTAGAAAAAGCTTTATCTGGAATAAATAGTAGTAAAGGAACTGAAGAAAGAAATAAGGGAAATTTTAATCACATACAATTTGCAAATGTAAAAAATAGCTCAATTTTACAAGAATCTAAAAACTTTGATATTTTAGAGGATAAACTTCATTTACTAACGCATTATACTAAAGATACATACATGATTGTTACGCTATTAACAATAGATAACAATACAAGTATATCAAATGCTAAATTGAGTGAAATGGCTCAAATAAGTTTAAAGCATAAAGAAAGTTTAGTAAATGGTAAAAAAGTAATTAATGTAATAGTTTCTTCTGCTGATTATGAATCTATTTTTGGGGTAGGTTTATTTAATAAAGATGCTTGTTATAGTATTGGTTATCATCAAAATGACTCAAGTTTGATACAACCATCACAGATAAAGACTGGGAATACGCCATTTATGGATATTATAAGTTTTTATACAAATATAGAGAAGCCTTTAAATTTATATGCTACAGTAGTAAAGTCAAGTGGATCTTTTAGTTCTTTAGAAAAAAGATCACGTACGAATGTAAGAGGTTTTCCTTTAATAAATTCGTTAGCTACTTTAAAATCTCCTCATTTGAGAGATATTAAAATATTAAGAAAAGAAAGACCAGAAAAATTAGAAGAAGATGCTTCTATAACAGAAAGACTTAAGTATGAAAATGACTTTGTAAAGTGGAAGAAAAAATATGATGATTTATTAGAAAAAGCTGAAAGAGAAGATACTGAAGCTATAAAAGCAAATAATAAAGATTATTTTGCTCAAGTTACCGGAGCTATTGAGTTAAGAGAAGTATATATAACTAATAGTAGTTTTAAAAGTGGACTTCAAATGAGGTATGGAGCATTTCATTTTCATAAGGAAGAAACGTTTGATTTTGTTGTTAAGATAGCATATACATTTGGAGAATATGATAATTTAGATAGTAAAAAACATTTTTACGAAGGAGAAATAAATAGGAATGAAGTAATCTATGGTATGATAGATGCTGGTTCTCTTATTTTCGCTCCAATTGGAGGAGATACTCTATTTGATGTTGCAGGGTTATTATTTGCAGCTTATAATCAGGATGCAGGTCGTATGGGGGAGTATTCTGTAGGATTAGTATTGGTTGGGTATGCTCAATATGGTAAGGTGGCATATAAAAATTTTAAATTAATTAAGTCAAACATAAAAGGGTCTAATAAAATAAAGTATTCTTTAAAGAAAATTAATGATGCATTAGGTGAAGGTGAAAAATTTGTTACCAATGTAATTGGTCGAAATATTTTTGATACTCGAAATAGTATGAGAGCAGATAATTTTGTGTTTGGAGCTATTAAAGGTCTTGGAGATATTATAGCTAGTAATCATATGATTGTACTCGGTGGAGATTTAGCAAAAACTAAAGCTAGACTTGCTGCAATTGAAACTAAAACAAAAGATGGTTTTATTGATATTGTAATTCATGGAGCAGACAATAAATTAATTATTGATGGAAAGGAAATTAGTGATTATACAGAAATAACAAAATACCTTGATAAAGTACATCCAAGTAATAAAAAAGTTAGGTTACTTTCATGTACAAACCTTGAAGGAGCAAGAGATTTTACCAAAGCTTTAGGAGATGATTATATAGTACACGCTACAGATGGTTATGTTCGTGTACATAATGATGGTTTAATAACAACTGTTCCAAGAGAAATAGGAGGAGATACAAAGTGGTATCAATTAACTGAAGGGAAGGATGAAGTTCTAACAATTAATGGGCCGAGAGGACCTGATGGTGTTTCTGATGCTAAATATTTAGATGATTTTATAGAACTTTCAGCAAGGTCTGCAGATGAAATTAATTGGGCAAAACTACAGGAACTTAATCCTAAATTAGCTAGTAAAGTTGAAAGTGAATTTTCTGATAGTAATGATAGGGCAAAATTTGTAGAAGATTTATTACATAGAACAACCATAAAAAAACCTAAAACACTACAAAAAGAATTACTTTTTAAGAATTTAGATAATATTACAGAGGCACATATGGATGCCTGGATAATATTACGAAAGGCTAACCCAGATATAGTTAAAAACTTCTCTAATTTAGAAGGTTTTTCTAATATATTAAATCGTTTTAATAAGTTAGAAACTGAAAAGCAAAAAGAATTTTTAAAAGTATTAGGTGTAACTGATGCAAATAAAATACAAAGTGTTGCTCAGAAAGAATTATTGGGAAGCAGTATTAGTAAACTAAAAGAAGAGCATATAGATGCTTGGTTAAAGTTGAGAGAGTATCCTGAAGTAAATGCACAATATAAGTTTGATGATATAGCTTCGTTATCTAGAAAAGAGGCTTCGCTTGAAAGTATAGTTCTTAAATATGGAGAAAGAGGTGGAAGCTTAGAAAGTTTTTTATTAAAATTTAATTATAAGAATGCGGCTTATGCAGCAAAATGGGCTGGTAAAGTGAGTGCTTATAATTTAAATGCTCTTAAAAAATTAACTGGAACTCAATATGAATTTATGAAAAAAGCATATACTTTTGAGGTTATCGTAGATGGTGAAAAAATAATTTATTCAGTTAAAGGTAACGATTGGAAAGCTTTCTTTAAAGAATTAGAAGACTCTGGTCATTTTAATGGTTTTCAATCCCATCACGTATTTGTAGTAGAAACATTAAAAGCATCGGAAGGTTATAGAAAATGGTATGATAAAATAGGGCATACTGTTATGGATATAAATGGAAAACACCACGATGGGTTATTAAATCTTATTATGTTAGAAGGCTATACCAAACCTACAGGAATTATAGCTGCAAGAGGTGTACATGCAAATCATAAAAAATATAATAGAGCTTTAATAGAATTTTTTAATAAAAGATGGAAAAAGCATTTAGAAGATGTAGGAGGAGATATAGGTGATGCCATAGATTTATTTGACGATGAAGTTTTAAAAGTTCAAGAAGGTATGCAAAAATTATTACTAGAAAAATCTGTTATCGGTTATAAAGATGCATCAGGAAAATGGATACGAACAAAAGTAGATGACTTGATAACAGTAGAAAAATTAGAATTAATGTTATAA
- a CDS encoding PKD domain-containing protein, with amino-acid sequence MKKIIFFIVILLSSYACVNEVALPVIATFSTEIVVNDKTVPVKVKIINSTEGADTYSWTFNGASPATSSNRNPGTITYDKEGTYIVKLEASNRDGSIDVKEKTIKVNSAINIGFETQVVENNFSPVKIKITNTTVGATTYDWFFEGGVPSTSTKQHPEDIAFTTPGTHNIRLKVSNGDEEYTLEKTIEVAPLLSANFEYAVAFEDDDYQVPVKVTLENKSISATNYQWTFEGANITTSSTENPEIIFNTPGTYTMQLKALNSKSEKTISKTITVYENTNLRTFTNIKLGINTAHKNNHIGAYFSTQTRKVYTQSKVNNTIGSKIDIAFFGLNETFNFNKFISPNKVQELAFSAIPNATITKLINKQESCGCSSSVSVTNFNAMTNDAFLTSLNVDETVGGLTEFDNVEKPRIVIFETADKRKGVIKINEFVKDGANSYIVIDIKVQKEAN; translated from the coding sequence ATGAAGAAGATAATATTTTTTATAGTTATACTTTTAAGTAGCTATGCCTGTGTAAATGAAGTAGCCTTACCGGTTATTGCAACATTTAGTACAGAAATTGTAGTAAATGATAAAACTGTACCTGTTAAAGTGAAAATAATAAACAGTACAGAAGGTGCAGATACGTATAGTTGGACATTTAACGGAGCAAGCCCTGCAACATCAAGCAATAGAAATCCAGGAACTATTACTTACGATAAAGAAGGAACTTATATCGTAAAACTAGAAGCATCAAATAGAGATGGAAGCATCGATGTTAAAGAAAAAACAATAAAAGTAAATTCGGCTATAAATATTGGTTTTGAAACTCAAGTTGTAGAAAATAACTTTTCACCTGTAAAAATTAAAATAACCAATACAACAGTTGGAGCAACAACCTATGATTGGTTTTTTGAAGGAGGCGTACCAAGTACATCTACAAAACAACATCCAGAAGACATTGCTTTTACTACACCAGGTACGCACAATATTCGTTTAAAAGTAAGTAACGGAGACGAAGAGTACACGCTAGAAAAAACAATAGAAGTTGCACCACTACTATCAGCAAATTTCGAATATGCTGTTGCTTTTGAAGACGACGATTATCAAGTACCTGTAAAAGTTACGTTAGAAAACAAAAGTATAAGCGCAACAAATTACCAATGGACTTTTGAAGGGGCTAATATTACAACTAGTAGTACCGAAAACCCTGAAATTATATTCAATACACCAGGAACTTATACCATGCAATTAAAAGCATTGAATAGTAAGAGCGAAAAAACTATTTCTAAAACAATTACTGTATATGAAAATACTAATTTAAGAACATTTACAAATATTAAGTTAGGTATAAATACAGCACACAAAAACAATCATATAGGCGCATATTTTTCAACTCAAACAAGAAAAGTATACACCCAAAGCAAAGTAAATAATACAATAGGCTCAAAAATTGATATTGCTTTTTTTGGATTAAATGAAACCTTTAATTTTAATAAATTTATAAGCCCCAATAAGGTACAAGAATTAGCGTTTTCGGCAATACCAAATGCTACAATAACAAAGCTTATAAATAAACAAGAATCATGTGGTTGTTCATCATCAGTATCAGTAACTAATTTTAATGCAATGACGAATGATGCATTTCTAACAAGTTTAAATGTTGATGAAACAGTTGGAGGATTAACTGAATTTGACAATGTAGAAAAACCAAGGATTGTAATTTTTGAAACTGCCGATAAACGAAAAGGAGTTATAAAAATAAACGAATTTGTTAAAGACGGAGCAAACTCATATATCGTAATTGATATAAAAGTTCAAAAAGAAGCTAATTAA